The following proteins come from a genomic window of Ferrovibrio sp. MS7:
- a CDS encoding biotin-dependent carboxyltransferase family protein, with translation MIRVKAPGLFTTLQDLGRYGAQEQGMPVAGAMDTLGLRIANVLCGNAQNTAALELSYMGPTLVAEADAVQFGLAGNMAVEWLPADGGSPKKLNSWRSVTLKRGEALRIGVLGEAYTYVAVAGGFDLPPLLGSLSTYTRAGLGGFEGRQLRENDVLPLKSVAPGSDQELAADAASLYGEGPVRVTLGPQAYRFSEAGTQAFLSGEYTVSKEADRMGLRLEGPVIEHLRGADIASEGIVTGAIQVPGNGQPILLLADHQTTGGYTKIATIISADLPRVGRLKPGAKLRFQAVSVAEAESIRRAQEAALKSLLGSMRPARPEGGLDLDALYTANLISGMVDAATGADA, from the coding sequence ATGATTCGCGTCAAGGCACCGGGCCTGTTCACCACATTGCAGGATCTTGGCCGCTATGGCGCGCAAGAGCAGGGCATGCCGGTGGCCGGCGCCATGGACACGCTGGGGCTGCGCATCGCCAATGTGCTTTGCGGCAATGCCCAGAATACGGCGGCGCTGGAACTTAGCTATATGGGCCCGACCCTGGTGGCCGAAGCGGATGCCGTGCAATTTGGTCTCGCCGGCAACATGGCGGTGGAATGGCTGCCCGCCGATGGCGGCAGCCCGAAAAAGCTCAATTCCTGGCGTAGTGTCACGCTGAAGCGCGGTGAAGCCTTGCGTATCGGCGTGCTGGGCGAGGCCTATACCTATGTTGCCGTGGCTGGCGGTTTCGATCTGCCGCCGCTTTTGGGCAGCCTCTCGACTTATACCCGCGCCGGCCTGGGCGGCTTCGAGGGCCGGCAGTTGCGCGAGAATGATGTGCTGCCGCTGAAATCCGTTGCGCCTGGCAGCGATCAGGAATTGGCCGCTGACGCGGCTTCACTCTATGGCGAGGGGCCGGTGCGGGTCACGCTGGGGCCGCAGGCCTATCGTTTCTCGGAAGCCGGCACGCAGGCGTTTCTGTCAGGCGAATACACCGTGAGCAAGGAAGCCGACCGCATGGGCTTGCGGCTCGAAGGCCCGGTTATCGAGCATCTGCGCGGCGCCGACATCGCATCGGAAGGCATTGTCACCGGCGCTATCCAGGTGCCGGGCAACGGCCAGCCGATCCTGCTGCTGGCGGATCACCAGACCACCGGCGGCTATACCAAGATCGCCACGATCATTTCCGCCGACCTGCCGCGCGTCGGCCGGCTCAAGCCCGGCGCGAAACTGCGCTTCCAGGCGGTCAGCGTCGCGGAAGCTGAAAGCATCCGCCGTGCCCAGGAAGCGGCGCTGAAAAGCCTGCTCGGCAGCATGCGCCCGGCGCGGCCCGAGGGCGGGCTCGACCTCGATGCGCTCTACACGGCCAATCTGATCAGCGGTATGGTGGATGCCGCAACAGGAGCAGACGCATGA
- a CDS encoding TAXI family TRAP transporter solute-binding subunit — protein MTAFSIKHLAGGALAAALLAALPGAGIAQQKFVTIGTGGVTGVYYAAGGAICRLLNKDRKAHGIRCSVESTGGSAFNVNTIRAGELDFGMAQSDVHYYGLKGEGAFKDAGAFTDLRSVYSIHPEPFTVLARKEAGVTKFEDFKGKRFNIGNPGSGTRNSFEQLMGAMGWKLSDFALASELKADEHGPALCDNKIDGFFYGVGHPSANIQDPTTSCGAKLISLTGPAVDKLVADFPFFAKATIPGGLYNNNPQPTTTYGVLATVVSSAKVADETVYQMVKATFDNFDEFKKLHPALAVLEPKNMIKDGLSAPLHPGAIKYYKEKGWM, from the coding sequence ATGACCGCGTTCTCAATCAAGCATCTGGCCGGTGGCGCACTCGCCGCTGCCTTGCTGGCCGCCCTGCCCGGCGCCGGCATCGCCCAGCAGAAATTCGTCACCATCGGCACCGGCGGCGTCACCGGCGTGTACTATGCGGCCGGCGGCGCGATCTGCCGCCTGCTTAACAAGGATCGCAAGGCTCACGGCATCCGCTGCTCGGTGGAATCGACCGGCGGCTCGGCCTTCAATGTCAACACCATCCGGGCCGGCGAACTGGATTTCGGCATGGCGCAGTCTGACGTGCATTACTACGGCCTGAAGGGCGAAGGTGCGTTCAAGGATGCCGGCGCGTTCACCGACCTGCGCTCGGTCTACTCGATCCATCCCGAGCCGTTCACCGTGCTGGCGCGCAAGGAAGCCGGCGTGACCAAGTTCGAGGATTTCAAGGGCAAGCGCTTCAACATCGGCAATCCGGGTTCGGGCACCCGGAACTCGTTCGAGCAGCTCATGGGCGCCATGGGCTGGAAGCTCTCGGACTTCGCTCTGGCTTCCGAGCTGAAGGCCGACGAGCATGGCCCGGCGCTCTGCGACAACAAGATCGACGGCTTCTTCTACGGCGTCGGCCACCCTTCCGCCAACATCCAGGATCCGACTACGAGCTGCGGCGCCAAGCTGATCTCGCTGACCGGCCCGGCCGTGGACAAGCTGGTTGCTGACTTCCCGTTCTTCGCCAAGGCGACGATCCCGGGTGGTCTCTACAACAACAACCCGCAGCCGACCACCACCTACGGCGTGCTCGCCACCGTGGTTTCCTCGGCCAAGGTTGCGGATGAGACCGTCTATCAGATGGTGAAGGCCACCTTCGACAACTTCGACGAGTTCAAGAAGCTGCATCCGGCACTGGCCGTGCTGGAGCCGAAGAACATGATCAAGGACGGCCTCTCGGCGCCGCTGCATCCGGGCGCCATCAAGTACTACAAGGAAAAGGGCTGGATGTAA
- a CDS encoding MurR/RpiR family transcriptional regulator, whose amino-acid sequence MEHAPLGPQIVDQFDSLTPQAQAAARFVLEHPQDVALLSMREQARRAGVPPVTMLRLARQLGFADYNAFRQVHAQALRPGPVPGGKSAPFSERVPGLQKRARQGGAAPLAEQMERHQAQQVSALTARNGTQALLDTAEAIEAARRVYVLGLRSCFSVAYHFAYVYGLLRDNGQLLDGPGDTGRDPLRHAGPQDVLLAISLAPYTRGAVEQAEFATQRRVKLLAITDSPLSPLARQAATTLLVPTDGPSFFHGVTPAFAACETLLALLAARAGDKALNAIRNAEAQLGAFDTYWAARKTRKP is encoded by the coding sequence ATGGAGCACGCCCCGCTTGGCCCGCAGATCGTCGACCAGTTCGACAGCCTCACGCCCCAGGCGCAGGCAGCGGCCCGCTTCGTGCTCGAACATCCCCAGGATGTCGCCCTGCTGTCCATGCGCGAGCAGGCCCGCCGCGCCGGCGTGCCGCCGGTGACCATGCTGCGCCTGGCGCGCCAATTGGGCTTCGCTGATTACAACGCCTTCCGCCAGGTGCATGCCCAGGCTTTGCGTCCCGGGCCTGTACCTGGGGGCAAGTCGGCGCCGTTTTCCGAGCGCGTACCCGGCCTGCAGAAACGCGCCCGCCAGGGCGGCGCGGCGCCGCTGGCGGAACAGATGGAGCGCCACCAGGCGCAGCAGGTAAGCGCCCTCACCGCCAGAAACGGCACCCAGGCGCTGCTGGATACCGCCGAGGCCATCGAGGCCGCACGCCGCGTCTATGTGCTGGGGCTGCGCTCCTGTTTTTCCGTCGCCTATCACTTCGCCTATGTCTACGGCCTGCTGCGCGACAATGGCCAGTTGCTCGATGGCCCCGGCGACACCGGCCGCGACCCGTTGCGCCATGCCGGGCCGCAGGATGTGCTGCTGGCGATCAGCCTGGCGCCCTATACGCGCGGCGCCGTGGAACAGGCGGAATTCGCCACCCAACGCCGCGTCAAGCTGCTGGCCATCACCGACAGCCCGCTCTCGCCGCTGGCCCGCCAGGCCGCCACCACCTTGCTGGTGCCGACCGATGGCCCCTCCTTCTTCCACGGCGTGACGCCGGCCTTCGCCGCCTGCGAAACCCTGCTCGCCCTGCTCGCCGCCCGTGCCGGCGACAAGGCACTCAACGCCATCCGCAACGCCGAGGCCCAGCTCGGCGCCTTCGACACCTACTGGGCAGCGCGTAAGACGAGGAAACCATGA
- a CDS encoding TRAP transporter permease, with protein MSDDSKRRPASEAELHELVAEADTGAREPLGLAGRILLIVAVAWSVFQVWYASPLPFIFGVFILNDTEARAIHLGFAVFLAFTAYPALKKSPRDRVPLLDWIFALLGAFAASYLYSHYVALSTRPGTPIMQDLVIAGIGMLLLLEATRRTLGPPMVVVALFFILFTFAGPYMPEVIQHKGSSLTKFLQHQWLTTEGVFGVALGVSTSFVFLFVLFGSLLEKAGGGNYMMQISVALLGHLRGGPAKVAVVSSALNGVVSGSSVSNVVSGGIFTIPMMKRTGLSGIKAGAIETASSVNGQIMPPVMGAAAFLMTEYVGLPYSEIVKHAALPAIISYIALFYIVDLEAVKIGSKPLMRSAAHTRAQRWLRLALGWSGTIVAMCAIYYGILGIQAVFGAAAPWLVGLAGLGLYLVTLWYGARYPDLKLDDPNSPITVLPEAWAVARTGLHFTLPIIVLLWCLMVEEMSPGLSAFWATASIMAIVVTQRPLIALFRHQDIGAAFRVGVADLVDGFNLGARNMVGIGIATATAGIIVGTVTLTGMGLMMTDFVEFVSGGNLIAMLLLTAFICLILGMGIPTTANYILVATLMAPVIVELGAQSGLAIPLIAVHLFVFYFGIMADVTPPVGLASFAAAAISGEDPIKTGLQGTVYSMRTAILPFVFIFNPQMLMIDVDHWLEAGLVIVISTIAILVFSAGTMGWFITRSRWWENIALLLICFALFRPGFFWDKLYDPYIHRPGNELFRIAGELPADGRLLMIVEGTNIEGEDVRKTVSLPLTAPGDGRVRVNAAGATVTQLGDRMQIAGIKFGSAAKRVGLENGFVITEVLLPSDRPTKHWVYVPALALLGLLALNQQRRRKLELQSA; from the coding sequence ATGAGCGACGACAGCAAGCGCCGGCCGGCAAGCGAAGCCGAATTGCATGAATTGGTGGCGGAAGCCGATACCGGTGCGCGCGAGCCGCTGGGCCTGGCGGGCCGCATCCTGCTGATCGTTGCCGTGGCCTGGTCGGTCTTCCAGGTCTGGTATGCCTCGCCGCTGCCCTTCATCTTCGGTGTATTCATCCTCAACGACACCGAAGCCCGCGCCATCCATCTCGGCTTCGCGGTGTTCCTGGCCTTCACCGCCTATCCGGCGCTGAAGAAATCGCCGCGCGACCGCGTGCCGCTGCTCGATTGGATCTTCGCCCTGCTCGGCGCTTTTGCTGCCAGCTATCTCTATAGCCATTACGTGGCGCTCTCGACCCGCCCCGGCACGCCGATCATGCAGGACCTGGTGATCGCCGGCATCGGCATGCTGCTGCTGCTGGAAGCAACGCGTCGCACGCTCGGCCCGCCCATGGTGGTGGTGGCCTTGTTCTTCATCCTGTTCACCTTCGCCGGCCCCTACATGCCGGAAGTGATCCAGCACAAAGGCTCGTCGCTGACCAAGTTCCTGCAGCATCAATGGCTGACCACGGAAGGCGTGTTTGGCGTCGCGCTCGGCGTCTCCACCAGCTTCGTGTTCCTGTTCGTGCTGTTCGGCTCGCTGCTGGAGAAGGCCGGCGGCGGCAATTACATGATGCAGATTTCCGTTGCCCTGCTCGGCCATCTGCGCGGCGGCCCGGCCAAGGTGGCGGTGGTTTCCTCGGCGCTGAACGGCGTGGTTTCCGGTTCCTCGGTGTCCAACGTGGTGTCTGGCGGCATCTTCACCATCCCGATGATGAAGCGTACCGGGCTTTCCGGCATCAAGGCCGGCGCCATCGAGACTGCCTCCTCGGTGAACGGCCAGATCATGCCGCCGGTGATGGGCGCCGCCGCCTTCCTGATGACCGAATATGTCGGCCTGCCCTATTCCGAAATCGTGAAGCACGCCGCTTTGCCGGCGATCATCTCCTATATCGCGCTGTTCTACATCGTCGACCTGGAAGCGGTGAAGATCGGCTCCAAGCCGCTGATGCGCTCCGCCGCGCATACCAGGGCGCAACGCTGGCTGCGGCTGGCGCTGGGCTGGAGCGGCACCATCGTCGCCATGTGCGCGATCTATTACGGCATCCTCGGCATCCAGGCTGTGTTCGGCGCTGCCGCCCCCTGGCTGGTGGGCCTTGCCGGCCTTGGCCTCTACCTGGTGACGCTGTGGTATGGCGCGCGCTATCCCGATCTCAAGCTCGATGATCCCAACTCACCGATCACCGTGCTGCCCGAGGCCTGGGCCGTGGCCCGCACCGGACTGCATTTCACCCTGCCGATCATCGTGCTGCTGTGGTGCCTGATGGTGGAGGAAATGTCGCCCGGCCTCTCGGCTTTCTGGGCCACCGCCTCGATCATGGCCATCGTGGTGACGCAGCGGCCGCTGATCGCGCTGTTCCGCCACCAGGATATCGGTGCCGCCTTCCGGGTGGGCGTTGCCGATCTGGTGGATGGCTTCAATCTCGGCGCCCGCAACATGGTCGGCATCGGCATCGCCACCGCCACCGCCGGCATTATCGTCGGCACCGTGACGCTGACCGGCATGGGCCTGATGATGACCGACTTCGTCGAGTTCGTCTCCGGCGGCAACCTGATCGCCATGCTGCTGCTCACCGCCTTCATCTGCCTGATCCTCGGCATGGGCATTCCCACCACCGCGAACTACATCCTGGTGGCAACCCTGATGGCGCCGGTGATCGTGGAACTCGGCGCGCAATCGGGCCTCGCCATTCCGCTGATCGCGGTGCATCTGTTCGTGTTCTATTTCGGCATCATGGCCGACGTCACGCCGCCGGTCGGCCTTGCCTCCTTCGCTGCCGCCGCCATCTCCGGCGAAGACCCGATCAAGACCGGCCTGCAGGGCACGGTCTATTCGATGCGCACGGCGATCCTGCCTTTCGTGTTCATCTTCAATCCGCAGATGCTGATGATCGACGTCGATCACTGGCTGGAAGCCGGCCTGGTGATCGTGATTTCCACCATCGCCATCCTGGTCTTCTCCGCCGGCACCATGGGCTGGTTCATCACCCGCAGCCGCTGGTGGGAGAATATCGCGCTGCTGCTGATCTGCTTTGCGCTGTTCCGCCCCGGCTTCTTCTGGGACAAGCTGTATGATCCCTATATCCACCGGCCGGGCAATGAGCTGTTCCGCATTGCCGGCGAACTGCCCGCCGATGGCCGCCTGCTGATGATCGTGGAAGGCACCAATATCGAGGGCGAGGATGTGCGCAAGACGGTGTCGCTGCCGCTCACTGCGCCTGGCGATGGCCGCGTCCGGGTGAATGCCGCCGGCGCCACGGTGACCCAGCTCGGTGACCGCATGCAGATCGCCGGCATCAAGTTCGGCTCGGCGGCGAAGCGCGTCGGCCTGGAAAACGGCTTTGTCATCACCGAGGTGCTGCTGCCCTCCGACCGGCCGACCAAGCACTGGGTCTATGTGCCGGCACTGGCCCTGCTCGGCCTGCTGGCGCTGAACCAGCAGCGCCGCCGCAAACTTGAGTTACAATCGGCATGA
- a CDS encoding 3-keto-5-aminohexanoate cleavage protein, whose amino-acid sequence MSMLPALIAVAPNGARKLKADHAAVPLTVPELVDCAVSCLEAGAAMIHLHVREPSGRHSIAPELYRPAIAGIRAALGDKLIIQCTSEAAGIYAAPEQIAAMRELMPEACSLGIREIVPDAAHEAAAADFLKHMHKAGTLLQYILYSAEDLQKFRDLVARGIVPGERHFVLFVLGRYTAGQQSQPTDLLPFMQLWQPAWGEFAVCAFGKLEGACAVTALGLGGHARVGFENNTLLADGSSAPDNAALVRQISVGAPFAGRQTADADAARAWMRDLN is encoded by the coding sequence ATGAGTATGCTCCCCGCCCTCATCGCCGTGGCGCCGAACGGCGCGCGCAAGCTGAAAGCCGATCACGCCGCCGTGCCGCTCACCGTGCCGGAACTGGTGGATTGCGCCGTATCCTGCCTGGAGGCCGGTGCGGCGATGATCCACCTGCATGTGCGCGAGCCGAGTGGGCGCCATTCCATCGCGCCGGAACTCTACCGCCCGGCGATTGCCGGCATCCGCGCAGCACTGGGCGACAAATTGATCATCCAATGCACCAGCGAGGCCGCCGGTATCTATGCCGCACCGGAGCAGATCGCGGCAATGCGCGAGCTGATGCCGGAGGCTTGCAGCTTAGGGATTCGCGAAATCGTGCCCGATGCCGCCCATGAAGCGGCGGCGGCGGATTTCCTCAAGCATATGCACAAGGCCGGCACCCTGCTGCAATACATCCTCTATTCCGCCGAGGACCTGCAGAAATTCCGCGACCTGGTGGCGCGCGGCATCGTGCCGGGCGAGAGGCATTTCGTGCTGTTCGTGCTCGGCCGCTACACGGCGGGGCAGCAATCGCAGCCGACGGATCTGCTGCCGTTCATGCAGCTATGGCAGCCGGCCTGGGGCGAATTCGCCGTCTGCGCCTTCGGCAAGCTGGAAGGCGCCTGTGCCGTCACGGCGCTCGGCCTTGGCGGCCATGCCCGCGTCGGCTTCGAGAACAACACCCTGCTCGCCGATGGCTCGTCGGCGCCCGACAATGCCGCGCTGGTACGCCAGATCAGTGTCGGGGCACCTTTCGCCGGGCGGCAGACGGCCGATGCCGATGCCGCCCGCGCCTGGATGCGGGACCTGAATTAA
- a CDS encoding aspartate aminotransferase family protein codes for MSRILHRQMQFPLPVAVSGEGIYLTDKDGKRYIDASGGAAVSCLGHGHKDVTRALQEQAGKLAFAHTGFFTTEVAETLADMLIEDAPAGMSHVYYISGGSEGIETALKLARQYWVEKGQPQKRHFIARRQSYHGNTLGALAVGGNAWRRRQFAPLLIEAHHIAPCFEYRERQEGESLEAYGLRAANDLEAKILELGAENVIGFIAEPVVGATLGAVTAAPGYFKRIREICDKYDVLLILDEVMCGMGRTGTLHASEQEGIAPDIEVIAKGLGGGYQPIGAVLIHGKIIDAIRQGSGFFQHGHTYLGHPVACAAALEVQRVIKRDKLLENVVAMGSHLTARLQARFGNHHHVGDIRGRGLFQAIELVRDRADKSTFDPALKLHARVKREAMARGLMCYPMGGTIDGLHGDHVLLAPPFIATAAEIDMIVERLGDAVDAAIAGAVA; via the coding sequence ATGAGCCGCATCCTGCATCGCCAGATGCAATTCCCCCTGCCCGTCGCCGTTTCCGGCGAAGGCATCTACCTGACCGACAAAGACGGCAAGCGTTACATTGATGCCTCCGGCGGTGCCGCCGTGAGCTGCCTCGGCCATGGTCATAAAGACGTGACCCGGGCGCTGCAGGAGCAGGCCGGCAAGCTGGCCTTCGCCCATACCGGCTTCTTCACCACCGAAGTGGCCGAGACCCTGGCCGACATGCTGATCGAGGATGCGCCAGCCGGCATGAGCCATGTCTATTACATCTCCGGCGGCTCGGAAGGCATCGAGACCGCCTTGAAGCTGGCGCGGCAATACTGGGTCGAGAAGGGCCAGCCGCAAAAACGCCATTTCATCGCCCGGCGCCAGAGCTATCACGGCAACACGCTTGGCGCGCTGGCGGTCGGCGGCAATGCCTGGCGGCGGCGGCAATTCGCGCCCCTGCTGATCGAGGCGCATCACATCGCGCCCTGCTTCGAGTATCGCGAGCGCCAGGAGGGCGAAAGCCTGGAAGCCTATGGCCTGCGCGCCGCCAACGACCTGGAAGCCAAAATCCTGGAGCTTGGCGCCGAAAACGTGATCGGCTTCATCGCCGAGCCGGTGGTGGGCGCCACGCTTGGCGCCGTGACGGCGGCACCCGGTTATTTCAAGCGCATCCGCGAAATCTGCGACAAATACGATGTGCTGCTGATCCTGGATGAAGTGATGTGCGGCATGGGCCGCACCGGCACGCTGCATGCCAGCGAACAGGAAGGCATTGCGCCGGATATCGAGGTGATCGCCAAGGGCTTAGGCGGCGGCTACCAGCCGATCGGCGCCGTGCTGATCCATGGCAAGATCATCGACGCGATCCGGCAGGGCAGCGGCTTCTTCCAGCACGGCCACACGTATCTGGGCCATCCGGTGGCCTGCGCCGCCGCGCTGGAAGTGCAGCGCGTGATCAAGCGCGACAAGCTGCTGGAAAACGTGGTGGCGATGGGCAGCCACCTCACCGCGCGGCTGCAGGCGCGTTTCGGCAACCATCATCATGTCGGCGATATCCGTGGCCGCGGCCTGTTCCAGGCCATCGAGCTGGTGCGCGACCGCGCCGACAAATCCACCTTCGATCCGGCGCTGAAACTGCATGCGCGGGTGAAGCGCGAGGCGATGGCGCGCGGCCTGATGTGCTATCCCATGGGCGGCACCATCGACGGCCTGCACGGCGACCATGTGCTGCTGGCACCACCTTTCATAGCAACGGCAGCCGAGATCGACATGATCGTGGAACGGCTGGGCGATGCGGTGGATGCCGCCATCGCGGGAGCAGTGGCATGA
- the pxpB gene encoding 5-oxoprolinase subunit PxpB — translation MSNTENQAVVDQAPVVFQTMGDTAFSVEFATKVDRAANARVMALHRMLAAAALPGVIEAIPSFGALVIQYDPLSTSRAGLQQAVEAMLPQLKPEAAAGRLWSIPCCYDAEFAPDLAEVAERRGLKPADVVQGHSQGRYFIYMLGFMPGLAYMGGLSETLQLPRRSAPRLKVPQGSVAIAEAMTTIYPWESPGGWHLIGRTPVRLFEQHRPEPILFAAGDEVTFRAVSRAEFDKIAAEVAAGRFNHGSLKVMS, via the coding sequence GTGAGCAACACGGAAAATCAGGCAGTGGTGGACCAGGCCCCCGTTGTCTTTCAGACAATGGGCGACACCGCCTTCAGTGTCGAATTCGCCACCAAGGTGGACCGCGCCGCCAATGCCCGCGTCATGGCTTTGCATCGCATGCTGGCTGCCGCCGCCCTGCCCGGCGTGATCGAGGCGATACCGTCGTTTGGCGCCCTGGTGATCCAGTATGATCCGCTCAGCACCAGCCGCGCCGGGCTGCAACAGGCCGTGGAAGCCATGCTGCCGCAGTTGAAGCCGGAAGCCGCCGCCGGAAGGCTGTGGTCGATTCCCTGCTGCTACGATGCCGAATTCGCGCCGGATCTCGCCGAAGTCGCCGAGCGCCGCGGCCTCAAGCCTGCCGATGTGGTGCAGGGCCACAGCCAGGGCCGCTATTTCATCTACATGCTCGGCTTCATGCCGGGGCTGGCCTATATGGGCGGGCTCAGCGAGACGCTGCAATTGCCCCGCCGCTCGGCGCCGCGCCTGAAAGTGCCGCAGGGCTCGGTGGCCATCGCCGAGGCCATGACCACGATCTATCCCTGGGAAAGCCCGGGCGGCTGGCATCTGATCGGCCGTACCCCGGTGCGGCTGTTCGAGCAGCACCGGCCGGAGCCGATCCTGTTCGCCGCCGGCGATGAAGTGACCTTCCGCGCCGTTTCCCGTGCCGAATTCGATAAAATAGCCGCAGAGGTCGCCGCTGGTCGCTTCAATCATGGCTCGCTCAAGGTGATGTCATGA
- a CDS encoding D-amino acid dehydrogenase, with protein sequence MVRPDRRAHAQACLPRQQRPLRQQRALRHRRRKFAMHVLVIGAGVIGMTTAWALARDGHQVTVLDGGPEPASGASHANGAQLSYSYVAPLAGPSIWKDLPKLLWGRDAPVRFRAGFDLRQYRWGLKFLAACTGAKARGTTEALLKLAFLSRDVLGGAKELREIEFDHVQAGKLVVYSTPESFAAAKAQTAFQRTLGCKQEVLDAPACLALEPALQAIAHRLVGGIFTPDDAAADPRKLCLGLLKLLEGHNSGVQFHFNTPVIRLLKEQGRLVGAETANGVFRADAYVLAGGISSVELARGIGLDLPLYPIKGYSLTLDVANENAAPRVSVTDYGNKVVYARLGQKLRVAGMADIVGSDLSLEPDRVAQLTRQAAETFPVSPQAPLQQPWCGLRPATPSGRPILGKSGIDGLWLNVGHGALGLTLAFGSAAAVAAVIGGKQAPVSLADFSLQA encoded by the coding sequence GTGGTCCGGCCCGACCGTCGGGCGCATGCTCAGGCCTGCCTCCCCCGGCAGCAGCGCCCCCTCCGACAGCAACGGGCGCTGCGACATAGAAGAAGGAAATTTGCCATGCATGTGCTGGTAATCGGCGCCGGCGTGATCGGCATGACCACGGCCTGGGCTTTGGCCCGCGATGGTCACCAGGTGACGGTGCTGGATGGCGGGCCGGAACCGGCCAGCGGCGCCAGCCATGCCAATGGCGCGCAGCTCAGCTATTCCTATGTCGCGCCGCTGGCCGGTCCCTCGATCTGGAAGGACCTGCCCAAGCTGCTCTGGGGCCGTGACGCGCCGGTGCGTTTCCGCGCCGGCTTCGATCTGCGGCAATACCGCTGGGGCCTGAAATTCCTTGCCGCCTGCACCGGCGCCAAAGCGCGCGGCACCACGGAGGCGTTGCTGAAATTGGCCTTCCTCAGCCGCGATGTGCTGGGCGGCGCCAAGGAACTCCGTGAAATCGAGTTCGATCATGTGCAGGCCGGCAAGCTGGTGGTCTATTCCACGCCCGAGAGTTTCGCGGCGGCCAAGGCGCAGACCGCTTTCCAGCGGACGCTCGGCTGCAAGCAGGAGGTGCTCGATGCCCCGGCCTGCCTGGCGCTGGAGCCGGCTTTGCAAGCCATCGCGCATCGCCTGGTCGGCGGTATCTTCACGCCCGATGATGCCGCCGCCGATCCGCGCAAGCTCTGCCTCGGCCTGCTCAAGCTGCTGGAAGGCCATAACAGCGGCGTGCAGTTCCATTTCAACACACCGGTGATCCGGCTGCTGAAAGAGCAAGGCCGCCTGGTGGGGGCCGAAACCGCCAATGGCGTGTTCCGGGCCGATGCCTATGTGCTGGCCGGCGGCATCAGCAGCGTCGAGCTGGCGCGCGGTATCGGCCTCGACCTGCCGCTCTACCCGATCAAGGGCTACAGCCTGACGCTGGATGTCGCCAACGAGAATGCGGCGCCGCGCGTCAGCGTTACCGATTACGGCAACAAGGTGGTCTATGCCCGGCTGGGGCAGAAGCTGCGCGTCGCCGGCATGGCCGATATCGTCGGCAGCGACTTGAGCCTGGAGCCGGACCGCGTGGCGCAGCTTACCCGCCAGGCGGCGGAAACCTTCCCGGTTTCGCCGCAAGCGCCATTGCAGCAGCCCTGGTGCGGCCTGCGCCCGGCAACCCCGAGCGGCCGTCCGATCCTGGGCAAAAGCGGCATCGACGGCCTGTGGCTGAATGTCGGCCATGGCGCGCTCGGGCTTACGCTGGCTTTCGGCTCGGCGGCAGCCGTCGCCGCCGTGATCGGCGGCAAGCAAGCTCCGGTGTCGCTGGCCGATTTTTCGCTGCAAGCCTGA
- a CDS encoding LysR substrate-binding domain-containing protein, with translation MQLRHLEIFHAVMLTGTITAAAKLMNISQPAATRLLLRAEDQLRYKLFDRVRGRLLPTKEALILQAESEKLIAGLENLRKLARNLGTASSGHLRIAAAPALCLELVPLAITRFRQKHKDVTFEVETRQYADLVRTVLTQEVDIGIGFDIPPHPGLELAPLAQGHFFGAFPAAQEKNLPHLVKLNYFTRQPFIGLRSDDPLGSVFSAVLNLAGVKLDPIVEVKTNQVALALVEKGAGAAIVDQYTAAARNPAKVAIRRLQPSIPFAVQVMRPKHGPPGLLAGQFGAALTWAEKSIATMLSAPAA, from the coding sequence ATGCAGTTGCGCCATCTGGAAATCTTTCACGCCGTGATGCTGACCGGCACGATCACGGCGGCAGCCAAGCTGATGAATATTTCGCAGCCGGCGGCAACCCGGCTGCTGCTGCGCGCCGAGGACCAGTTGCGCTACAAGCTGTTCGACCGCGTGCGCGGACGGCTGCTGCCGACCAAGGAAGCCCTGATATTGCAGGCGGAAAGCGAGAAACTGATCGCCGGCCTGGAGAACCTGCGCAAGCTGGCGCGCAATCTCGGCACGGCTTCCAGCGGCCATCTGCGCATCGCGGCGGCGCCGGCCCTGTGCCTGGAACTGGTGCCGCTGGCGATCACGCGCTTCCGCCAGAAGCACAAGGATGTGACCTTCGAGGTCGAGACGCGGCAATATGCCGACCTGGTGCGCACCGTGCTGACACAGGAGGTGGATATCGGCATCGGCTTCGATATCCCGCCGCATCCCGGCCTGGAACTGGCGCCGCTGGCCCAGGGGCATTTCTTCGGCGCCTTTCCGGCGGCGCAGGAAAAAAACCTGCCCCATCTGGTAAAGCTGAACTACTTCACGCGCCAGCCCTTCATCGGCCTGCGCAGCGACGATCCGCTGGGTTCGGTATTTTCGGCGGTGCTGAACCTCGCCGGCGTGAAACTCGATCCGATCGTGGAAGTGAAAACCAACCAGGTGGCACTGGCCCTGGTGGAAAAGGGCGCCGGGGCAGCCATCGTCGATCAGTATACGGCGGCAGCGCGCAATCCGGCCAAGGTGGCGATCCGCCGCCTGCAGCCCTCGATTCCCTTCGCCGTACAGGTGATGCGCCCCAAGCATGGCCCGCCGGGCCTGCTGGCCGGGCAATTCGGCGCAGCCCTTACCTGGGCGGAGAAAAGTATCGCTACAATGTTGTCGGCCCCTGCGGCTTGA